In a genomic window of Mucilaginibacter sp. KACC 22063:
- a CDS encoding HAD-IIA family hydrolase, which translates to MIDTVDFKEVIDQYSVIFFDAFGVIKTHNGMVTGVDRTFEYLKATNKEYYIVTNDASRSPLQLAQSFHRIGLTSIEQDRIISSGMLAKEYLDLKVNDGIVAYLGPQNSAHYIDSSGLHTLPVSAINDDNIDQVNALVFLDDEGFDWFNDLNKTLNLVRKRNIPVIVANTDFAYPLNMTDVAIAIGGLSYMIEQIVGKRFIRFGKPDSQMFMFAYDLLRENSQVSKKDILMVGDTLQTDILGGNKFGLDTVLVLTGNTLPADAHNRITSSGIIPTYICKDAVIKY; encoded by the coding sequence ATGATTGATACGGTTGACTTTAAAGAAGTAATTGACCAATACAGCGTTATATTTTTTGATGCTTTTGGTGTTATTAAAACGCATAACGGCATGGTGACCGGTGTCGACAGGACATTCGAGTACCTTAAGGCAACCAACAAAGAATATTATATAGTTACCAATGATGCATCGCGCAGTCCGCTGCAATTGGCGCAATCGTTTCACCGTATTGGTTTAACCAGTATTGAGCAAGACCGCATTATTTCATCAGGGATGCTGGCTAAGGAGTACCTGGACCTGAAAGTAAACGATGGTATTGTAGCTTATCTTGGCCCTCAAAATTCGGCACATTATATAGACAGCAGCGGCCTTCACACCTTACCTGTAAGCGCCATTAATGATGACAATATTGACCAGGTAAACGCACTGGTTTTTCTGGATGATGAGGGCTTTGACTGGTTTAATGACCTCAACAAAACCCTGAACCTGGTACGCAAGCGCAATATCCCGGTAATTGTGGCTAATACCGATTTTGCTTATCCGCTTAACATGACTGATGTAGCCATAGCCATCGGCGGCTTATCCTACATGATCGAGCAAATTGTAGGCAAGCGTTTCATTCGTTTTGGCAAGCCGGATTCGCAGATGTTTATGTTTGCTTATGATCTATTGCGCGAGAATAGCCAGGTAAGCAAAAAGGATATATTAATGGTGGGCGATACTTTGCAAACCGATATTCTTGGCGGAAATAAATTTGGGCTGGATACCGTACTTGTACTTACAGGCAACACGCTGCCTGCCGATGCGCATAACAGAATTACCTCGTCGGGCATTATTCCTACTTACATTTGCAAAGACGCCGTGATTAAATATTAA
- a CDS encoding aldo/keto reductase, with product MEYTRFGNTGITVSRLCLGTMTYGTPTERWPWALNEEQSRPFIKKALELGINFFDTADVYTAGASEEVVGRALRDFTKRDDVVLATKVFNPMGPGPNDKGLSRKHIMSAIDASLKRLGTDYVDLYQIHRWDYDTPIEETMEALHDIVKAGKARYIGASSMYSWQFAKAQYIADLHGWTRFVSMQPHYNLVYREEEREMLPFCADQKIAVIPWSPLARGLLTGNRGKERNETERAKTDAFGKSLYGAESDFEVVNRVTEIAQEIGVPNAQVALAWMLAKPVITSPIIGASKPGHLEDAVASLSVKLTDDQIKRLEEPYQPHPVLGFS from the coding sequence ATGGAATATACAAGATTTGGAAATACAGGTATAACGGTATCTCGTTTATGCCTCGGCACCATGACCTATGGTACACCCACCGAGCGGTGGCCTTGGGCATTAAATGAAGAACAAAGCCGCCCATTCATAAAGAAAGCGCTTGAATTGGGGATCAATTTTTTTGATACTGCCGATGTTTATACAGCCGGAGCCAGCGAAGAGGTGGTGGGCCGAGCCCTGCGCGACTTTACAAAACGCGACGATGTGGTTTTGGCAACCAAGGTTTTTAACCCGATGGGGCCGGGGCCTAACGATAAAGGCCTTTCGCGTAAGCATATCATGAGTGCGATTGATGCCAGCCTTAAGCGTTTAGGTACAGACTATGTAGACCTATATCAGATCCACCGCTGGGATTATGATACGCCTATTGAGGAAACAATGGAGGCCTTGCATGACATTGTTAAAGCTGGTAAGGCACGCTACATCGGCGCTTCTTCTATGTATTCATGGCAGTTTGCCAAAGCTCAATATATTGCCGACCTGCACGGCTGGACACGCTTTGTATCTATGCAGCCGCATTACAATTTAGTTTACCGGGAAGAAGAGCGCGAAATGTTGCCTTTTTGCGCCGATCAAAAAATTGCCGTTATTCCATGGTCGCCATTAGCGAGGGGATTGCTTACAGGTAACCGTGGCAAAGAACGCAACGAAACCGAGCGTGCAAAAACAGATGCATTTGGTAAATCACTTTACGGTGCCGAATCTGACTTTGAAGTGGTTAACCGTGTGACCGAAATAGCGCAGGAAATTGGTGTGCCAAATGCGCAGGTTGCCTTAGCGTGGATGCTTGCCAAGCCGGTGATTACTTCGCCTATTATTGGTGCAAGCAAACCGGGCCATCTGGAAGATGCTGTTGCCTCACTGTCTGTGAAGCTTACGGATGATCAGATCAAACGATTGGAAGAGCCTTATCAGCCGCATCCGGTATTAGGATTTAGTTGA
- a CDS encoding class I SAM-dependent methyltransferase yields MSSVKDTASIFRYHRDMIEKHGTGNTSTLGWKAPENQKDRFKILATVADLNNHSVLDAGCGHGDLCEYLHKLYPDVKYMGMEQIPELLDVAVKRYNDWPETTFMQGNFLSPAMPFTDYIIVCGSLNYHHSDPEYIYKAISKLYDNCRYALAFNLLSNIAENGLIMSYNKAHILSYCQTLSKNVILKDDYTDDDFTIFMYH; encoded by the coding sequence ATGAGTTCTGTTAAAGATACCGCATCCATTTTTCGTTACCACCGCGACATGATCGAAAAGCATGGCACCGGAAATACGTCAACCTTAGGGTGGAAAGCTCCTGAAAATCAAAAAGACAGGTTTAAGATATTAGCCACTGTTGCCGACCTTAATAATCATTCTGTATTGGATGCTGGCTGCGGACATGGCGACTTGTGCGAATACTTGCATAAGCTATATCCTGATGTAAAATATATGGGCATGGAGCAAATACCCGAATTACTTGATGTTGCTGTTAAACGGTATAACGACTGGCCGGAGACTACATTTATGCAAGGTAATTTCCTTTCCCCAGCGATGCCTTTTACAGATTATATCATCGTTTGCGGATCACTAAATTACCACCATAGCGACCCTGAATATATTTACAAAGCCATATCAAAATTGTATGATAACTGCCGCTATGCGTTAGCTTTTAATCTGCTCAGTAACATTGCAGAAAACGGCCTGATCATGTCGTACAACAAAGCGCATATCTTATCCTATTGCCAAACCTTGTCAAAGAATGTGATACTGAAAGATGATTACACTGACGATGACTTCACTATTTTTATGTACCATTAA